In Aegilops tauschii subsp. strangulata cultivar AL8/78 chromosome 3, Aet v6.0, whole genome shotgun sequence, one genomic interval encodes:
- the LOC109771291 gene encoding uncharacterized protein codes for MAAPNRRGGSGRKKTVIRRIEQEDARYVCYSKRRMGLFTKATDLAVLTGAQVAALAFSPTGRAFSFGHPSVDSVVERFLAGEAAGAAAREEGAADDRLLAGEGAGEGAAGEDKKLENLLQEFNELRTELAEVKKWTKRTDKAMAKERSAGDQIAAWFDPKVRDMGDEDMAAFFAALMQVKNDVSDRANQVLLEAMHVHLSRMAEVALPPPHIFGDSTFEFGSSSGTANDGMEFQFLVPPPQEQGFEAGMDMQQMVMAALPPSQVVAAGVDMQEMPPPPGLAAGMDMEQMQMTMPKPPGFDAGLDMEIDQWLNVMLPPPEIPAGMETVQQGLHQPNAGFPY; via the coding sequence ATGGCGGCGCCCAACCGGAGAGGTGGCAGCGGCCGGAAGAAGACCGTCATCCGCCGGATCGAGCAGGAGGATGCCCGGTACGTCTGCTACTCCAAGCGCCGCATGGGGTTATTCACCAAGGCCACGGATCTGGCGGTCCTGACCGGCGCCCAGGTGGCCGCTCTCGCCTTCTCTCCCACCGGCAGggccttctccttcggccacccATCCGTCGACTCCGTCGTGGAACGCTTCCTGGCGGGGGAGGCTGCGGGGGCTGCCGCGAGGGAGGAGGGCGCTGCCGACGACCGCTTGCTGGCGGGGGAGGGCGCGGGGGAGGGCGCTGCCGGCGAAGACAAGAAGCTCGAGAACCTGCTCCAGGAGTTCAACGAGCTGCGCACGGAGCTGGCCGAGGTGAAGAAGTGGACCAAGCGCACGGACAAGGCCATGGCGAAAGAGCGCTCTGCGGGGGACCAGATAGCGGCTTGGTTCGACCCCAAGGTGCGCGACATGGGGGACGAGGACATGGCGGCCTTCTTTGCCGCGCTGATGCAGGTAAAGAACGACGTCTCCGACCGCGCCAACCAGGTTCTCCTCGAGGCGATGCACGTCCACCTGAGCCGCATGGCGGAGGTGGCGCTGCCGCCGCCCCATATCTTCGGTGACAGCACCTTCGAGTTCGGTAGCAGCAGCGGCACCGCCAACGACGGGATGGAGTTCCAGTTTCTGGTGCCTCCGCCACAGGAGCAGGGGTTCGAGGCCGGGATGGATATGCAGCAGATGGTGATGGCGGCGCTGCCTCCGTCTCAGGTGGTGGCCGCCGGGGTGGATATGCAGGAGATGCCTCCGCCGCCGGGGTTGGCCGCCGGGATGGATATGGAGCAGATGCAGATGACGATGCCTAAGCCGCCGGGGTTCGACGCAGGGCTAGACATGGAGATAGACCAATGGCTTAATGTGATGCTGCCGCCTCCGGAGATCCCTGCCGGGATGGAGACGGTGCAGCAGGGGCTCCATCAACCGAACGCCGGCTTCCCGTACTGA
- the LOC109771293 gene encoding agamous-like MADS-box protein AGL62 yields MVAPNRRRGRGLKKTVIHRIVHEDARHFCFSKGRMGFFNKACDMVVLTGAQVATLAFSPGGNSFSFGHPSVDTVVECLLVVEGAGVGAREEGAAGEDQKLEKLHQEFDDCAWSSWR; encoded by the coding sequence ATGGTGGCGCCCAACCGGAGGCGTGGCAGAGGCTTGAAGAAGACAGTCATCCACCGGATCGTGCATGAGGATGCCCGACACTTTTGCTTCTCCAAGGGTCGCATGGGGTTCTTCAACAAGGCCTGCGATATGGTGGTCCTCACTGGCGCACAGGTCGCCACTCTCGCCTTCTCGCCCGGTGGCAactccttctccttcggccacccCTCCGTCGACACTGTCGTGGAATGCCTCCTGGTGGTGGAGGGTGCGGGTGTTGGCGCGAGGGAGGAGGGCGCTGCCGGCGAAGATCAAAAGCTGGAGAAGCTGCACCAGGAGTTCGACGATTGCGCATGGAGTTCGTGGAGGTGA
- the LOC141020861 gene encoding uncharacterized protein, which translates to MVQALYGIWCARNDARDGKRIQDARELAEKVHCYIQEWHLVHYKEPPIKEPRKPERWLPPEPGWTKANADGAAARTEDKGGGGVVLRDHQGAFRGGAVVCFPGASNHQLTEILAVKSAMQMVINMDVQRLHVELDSQEVVTMLQDEGRNLSTFGPVVEEIKELLRTRQEFKITWTCSILGGRMSQWLGRGRQLPGSSASSWWFDEQRWVPQPPRLQAVHSTRSMPALW; encoded by the exons ATGGTCCAGGCTTTGTATGGAATTTGGTGCGCAAGAAATGATGCTAGAGATGGGAAAAGGATTCAAGATGCTCGAGAGCTGGCAGAGAAAGTTCACTGTTACATCCAAGAATGGCATCTAGTTCACTACAAGGAGCCGCCGATCAAGGAGCCAAGGAAACCGGAAAGGTGGCTACCACCGGAGCCGGGGTGGACCAAGGCCAATGCAGATGGAGCGGCGGCTCGGACGGAAGACAAGGGGGGAGGCGGAGTGGTTCTCAGGGATCACCAGGGTGCTTTTAGGGGAGGAGCTGTAGTCTGCTTCCCAGGTGCCAGCAACCACCAGCTCACGGAGATACTAGCTGTGAAAAGCGCCATGCAAATGGTGATTAACATGGACGTGCAACGACTCCACGTTGAGCTGGATAGTCAGGAGGTGGTGACAATGCTTCAAGACGAAGGACGAAACCTCTCGACGTTTGGCCCGGTCGTGGAGGAGATTAAGGAGCTATTGAGGACTCGTCAGGAGTTCAAGATCACATGG ACGTGCAGCATCCTTGGAGGGAGGATGTCGCAGTGGCTTGGTCGTGGCCGCCAGTTGCCGGGAAGTTCAGCGTCCAGCTGGTGGTTTGACGAACAGAGATGGGTACCGCAGCCTCCACGCCTCCAAGCTGTTCACAGCACGAGGTCGATGCCCGCCTTGTGGTGA
- the LOC109771292 gene encoding agamous-like MADS-box protein AGL29 — translation MAPKRSGSNGRKKTVLLPIVKKDSRHVCFSKRKQGLFSKASTLAVLTGAQVAAVVFSPGGKAFSFGHPSVDPILNRFMAGEGAEDQAPADDNRLQTLHRQHSEMRTELAAQKKGKKRADEALAQERAAGDKTAAWVRADVSDMGYEDMAAFAAALMQVQAAVSGRANQVLLDAFHFDISRKLQVPPPLGASRSSSANAGIEMQQVQMEMHPPQGFAAGMEMQMVMPPPQGFSGGLDREMHQQPGFTGGMEMEMLMTMVPAMPEFSAGMDLAQQGLGPNTGCPY, via the coding sequence ATGGCGCCCAAGCGCAGCGGCAGCAATGGCAGGAAGAAGACCGTCCTCCTCCCGATCGTCAAGAAGGACTCCCGCCATGTGTGCTTCTCAAAGCGCAAGCAGGGGCTCTTCAGCAAGGCCAGCACCTTGGCCGTGCTCACCGGTGCGCAGGTGGCCGCCGTCGTCTTCTCACCCGGCGGCAAGGCGTTCTCCTTCGGCCACCCCTCCGTCGACCCCATCCTCAACCGCTTCATGGCGGGCGAAGGCGCGGAGGACCAGGCCCCCGCAGACGACAACAGGTTGCAGACGCTGCACCGGCAGCACAGCGAGATGCGCACCGAGCTTGCGGCgcagaagaaggggaagaagcgcgcggacgaggCCCTGGCCCAGGAGCGCGCCGCGGGGGACAAGACTGCGGCGTGGGTACGCGCCGACGTGAGCGACATGGGGTATGAGGACATGGCGGCCTTCGCCGCCGCGCTTATGCAGGTGCAGGCCGCTGTCTCCGGACGCGCCAACCAGGTGCTCTTGGATGCCTTTCACTTCGACATAAGCCGTAAGCTCCAGGTGCCCCCGCCGCTCGGTGCCAGCAGAAGCAGCAGCGCAAACGCCGGGATTGAGATGCAGCAGGTGCAGATGGAGATGCATCCACCGCAGGGGTTTGCTGCCGGCATGGAGATGCAGATGGTGATGCCGCCGCCACAGGGGTTCTCCGGGGGATTGGACAGGGAGATGCACCAGCAGCCAGGATTCACCGGGGGGATGGAGATGGAGATGCTGATGACAATGGTGCCGGCGATGCCGGAGTTCTCCGCAGGGATGGACTTGGCGCAGCAGGGGCTCGGGCCGAACACCGGCTGCCCCTACTGA